One stretch of Priestia megaterium DNA includes these proteins:
- a CDS encoding amino acid ABC transporter substrate-binding protein, producing the protein MKKLKLTAIFLSLLLLLAACGTPNKETAANASKDKVQKIIVGTGTQFPNICFLDDKGNLTGYDVELVKEIDKRLPNYKFEFKTMDFSNLLLSLESNKIDLVAHQMEVNEERKQKFLFNKEPYNIFPLHVVVNEKNTSIKSIKDLSGKKVIVGATSNSANLIDKYNKEHGNKINIVYSGQGSDDTKTQLKTGRADATISTPFAVDFVNKQADAEQKVVGPAISNSKVYFMLRKNETGLQKDVDKALKEIKEDGTLTKLSKKWLGEDYTKAAGNN; encoded by the coding sequence ATGAAAAAACTAAAGCTGACAGCTATCTTTTTATCACTTCTTTTATTATTAGCCGCTTGCGGAACACCCAATAAAGAAACAGCAGCTAACGCAAGCAAAGACAAAGTGCAAAAAATTATAGTAGGAACGGGTACGCAATTTCCGAACATTTGCTTTCTTGACGATAAAGGAAATCTAACAGGGTATGACGTAGAACTTGTTAAAGAAATAGACAAACGTCTTCCAAACTATAAGTTTGAATTTAAGACAATGGATTTTTCTAATTTACTTTTGAGCTTAGAATCGAACAAAATTGATTTAGTAGCCCATCAGATGGAAGTGAATGAAGAGAGAAAACAAAAGTTCCTTTTTAATAAAGAACCTTATAATATTTTTCCGCTACATGTAGTTGTAAACGAAAAAAATACGTCAATTAAATCAATTAAAGATTTGAGTGGTAAAAAGGTAATTGTAGGAGCAACAAGTAATTCTGCTAACTTAATCGATAAGTATAACAAAGAACATGGAAATAAAATTAATATCGTCTATTCAGGCCAAGGATCTGATGATACAAAAACGCAGCTGAAAACAGGGCGTGCGGATGCCACGATTAGTACGCCGTTTGCAGTTGACTTTGTCAATAAGCAAGCGGACGCAGAGCAAAAAGTTGTAGGGCCTGCTATTTCAAATTCAAAAGTATATTTTATGCTTCGCAAAAATGAAACAGGTTTACAAAAAGATGTTGATAAAGCGTTAAAAGAAATAAAAGAAGACGGAACATTGACAAAATTAAGTAAAAAATGGCTGGGAGAAGATTATACAAAAGCAGCTGGAAATAACTAA
- a CDS encoding amino acid ABC transporter permease, whose translation MGKAFDIELIFTSIPQLLSYLHITIWILVASLVIGSTLGLFIALPRIYKVPVLSQIAAVYISFMRGTPILIQLFLVFYGIPALLQLIHIDVSRMAPLVFVIITYSLSTAASFSEMMRGAINSVDKGQTEAAYSIGMTGKQTFTRIVLPQALVVAFPNFGNLVIGSLKDTSLAFTIGVMDMMGRGDTIIAATAHAVEVYIALAIIYYFVAMILEKFFVKSEQKLQKHDQPVHV comes from the coding sequence ATGGGAAAAGCATTTGATATAGAGCTGATTTTCACCTCTATTCCTCAATTATTATCTTATTTGCATATTACAATTTGGATTTTGGTTGCTTCACTTGTGATTGGCAGTACCTTGGGATTGTTTATTGCCCTGCCTCGTATTTATAAAGTACCTGTGTTAAGTCAAATAGCAGCAGTTTATATTTCTTTTATGAGGGGGACGCCTATTTTAATTCAATTATTTTTAGTTTTTTACGGGATACCTGCCCTTTTACAATTGATTCATATTGACGTTTCTAGAATGGCTCCGCTCGTATTTGTTATTATCACGTATTCACTGAGCACGGCGGCGTCTTTTTCTGAAATGATGCGCGGTGCCATTAATAGTGTAGATAAAGGGCAAACTGAAGCAGCTTATAGTATAGGAATGACCGGAAAACAAACGTTCACTCGAATTGTGCTGCCGCAAGCTCTCGTTGTAGCCTTTCCTAACTTTGGAAATCTTGTGATTGGGTCCTTAAAAGATACGTCTTTAGCCTTTACCATTGGTGTGATGGATATGATGGGAAGAGGAGATACCATTATCGCTGCAACGGCTCATGCAGTGGAGGTATATATTGCACTTGCCATTATTTATTATTTTGTGGCGATGATATTAGAGAAATTTTTTGTGAAATCAGAACAGAAGCTGCAAAAACATGATCAGCCTGTTCATGTATAA
- a CDS encoding amino acid ABC transporter permease, whose amino-acid sequence MIIDVPFIWTAFVEILKALPLTLLITIGPLLGGLLIGIAVAAVRINSVKIITPIANVYVSFFRGTPAILHIMVIYLGFPLFINKLSSYYGWGFNANSIPIVVFVLIALSFTAGAYMSEIIRSGLLAVEKGQIEAAYSIGMNRFQSMKRIVFPQAFALSLPNLCNIFIGFLHTSSIAFIVSQKELNGAANIVASNNLKFLEAYIAAALIYWMLTMLIEGITALLERKLTVYNRGGVV is encoded by the coding sequence ATGATTATTGACGTACCGTTTATATGGACAGCATTTGTAGAAATTTTAAAGGCATTACCTTTAACGCTCCTTATTACCATCGGTCCGTTACTAGGCGGGTTGCTTATTGGTATTGCTGTTGCGGCTGTGAGAATCAATTCAGTGAAAATAATAACGCCAATTGCCAACGTATACGTATCATTTTTCCGAGGAACGCCTGCTATTCTTCATATTATGGTTATTTACCTAGGGTTCCCGCTATTTATTAATAAACTATCGAGTTACTATGGATGGGGCTTCAATGCAAACAGCATTCCTATTGTCGTATTTGTATTAATCGCTTTGTCTTTTACAGCGGGAGCTTATATGTCAGAGATTATTCGCTCTGGTTTGTTAGCTGTAGAAAAAGGACAAATTGAGGCTGCGTATTCCATTGGAATGAATCGTTTTCAATCGATGAAACGAATTGTTTTTCCACAGGCGTTTGCTTTGTCTTTACCGAATTTATGTAATATCTTCATCGGCTTTTTGCATACGTCTTCTATCGCATTCATCGTATCGCAAAAAGAGCTAAACGGTGCTGCTAATATCGTAGCTTCGAATAACCTCAAGTTTTTAGAAGCTTATATTGCTGCTGCTCTTATTTATTGGATGCTGACGATGTTAATAGAAGGAATAACAGCGCTGCTTGAACGAAAATTAACTGTTTATAATCGAGGAGGGGTTGTATGA
- a CDS encoding amino acid ABC transporter ATP-binding protein — MITLTNIKKTFGHNTVLDGIDLIVKKGDVVTILGPSGSGKTTFLRCINFLEKADEGEVSIDQFTIQCQKPNRKDILTLRQKTTMVFQQYNLFKHKTVIENIMEGLVIVQKLPKEEAKQRSLDVLEKVGLAEKANAYPSQLSGGQQQRVGIARALALNPEVILFDEPTSALDPELVGEVLSVIRKIAEEGITMIIVTHEMSFAREVSNHVVFMDGGKIVEQGHPEDIFSNPKEERTKQFLKRINPTHSPYSYIYEKTI; from the coding sequence ATGATTACACTAACAAATATAAAAAAAACATTTGGTCATAATACAGTATTGGACGGTATTGATTTAATTGTTAAAAAAGGCGATGTTGTGACCATTTTAGGACCGAGTGGTTCTGGAAAGACTACGTTTTTACGCTGCATTAATTTCTTAGAAAAAGCAGATGAAGGAGAAGTTTCGATTGATCAATTTACGATTCAGTGCCAAAAGCCAAACCGCAAAGACATTTTAACTCTTCGACAAAAAACAACGATGGTTTTTCAGCAATACAATTTGTTCAAACACAAAACCGTTATTGAAAATATTATGGAGGGGCTAGTTATTGTTCAAAAGCTGCCAAAGGAAGAAGCGAAACAACGCAGTTTAGACGTCCTTGAAAAAGTTGGGCTTGCTGAAAAAGCAAATGCTTATCCAAGTCAGTTATCAGGAGGTCAACAGCAGCGAGTGGGCATTGCTAGAGCGCTTGCTTTAAATCCTGAAGTCATTTTATTTGATGAGCCGACGTCTGCTTTGGACCCTGAACTGGTGGGTGAAGTACTGTCTGTTATTCGTAAAATTGCTGAAGAAGGAATTACGATGATTATTGTTACGCACGAAATGAGTTTCGCCCGTGAAGTCTCTAATCACGTTGTATTTATGGACGGAGGAAAGATTGTCGAACAAGGTCATCCTGAAGACATATTTTCAAATCCAAAAGAAGAACGAACAAAGCAATTTCTCAAGCGTATTAACCCAACGCATTCTCCTTACTCTTATATTTATGAAAAAACAATCTAA
- a CDS encoding riboflavin kinase — MNRGALKAKTSKNLFIKGQVVPGRQQGRHLGFPTANIDTQHEELKNGVYGVLVHLRGLEHIGVMNVGVKPTFGSELSKTFEVHILDFNDVIYGETVQCDVIFRVRGEKKFPSIEFLKHQIKADTLQVKQRFQHMGYVSSEHTASKLGQARYLNLPDLQFFNWCHSQFRVNKGIYNTIDQWFYDEGIVNIHPRRVHIIAFLQFAQEGNERKTEKKGVLRFGAGGLTNQLREFMNGYEKGEW, encoded by the coding sequence GTGAATAGAGGAGCATTAAAAGCTAAAACAAGCAAAAACCTTTTTATAAAAGGTCAGGTTGTACCTGGAAGGCAGCAAGGAAGACATTTGGGATTTCCAACAGCTAATATAGATACTCAGCATGAGGAATTAAAAAATGGCGTGTATGGTGTCCTCGTTCATCTGCGGGGACTTGAACATATAGGAGTTATGAATGTAGGGGTTAAACCGACATTTGGATCGGAACTATCTAAAACATTTGAGGTTCATATTTTAGATTTTAACGACGTTATTTATGGAGAGACAGTTCAATGCGACGTAATCTTTCGGGTGCGAGGGGAAAAAAAGTTCCCTTCTATTGAGTTTTTAAAACATCAAATTAAAGCCGATACGCTACAAGTTAAGCAAAGATTTCAACATATGGGCTATGTATCTAGTGAACATACAGCTTCAAAGCTAGGGCAAGCGCGGTATTTAAATCTTCCTGATCTACAGTTTTTTAATTGGTGCCACAGTCAATTCAGAGTCAATAAAGGGATTTACAATACAATTGATCAATGGTTTTATGACGAAGGAATTGTAAATATTCACCCTAGAAGAGTTCACATTATCGCTTTTTTGCAATTTGCACAGGAAGGAAATGAAAGAAAGACAGAAAAAAAAGGAGTCCTTCGCTTTGGAGCAGGCGGTTTGACTAATCAATTACGAGAATTTATGAATGGATATGAAAAAGGAGAATGGTAA
- a CDS encoding LLM class flavin-dependent oxidoreductase, translated as MTHQRQLKLGAIIHGVGGNMGAWRHPEILSDASVNFGFYKQQAQKAEEGKFDLVFIADGLYINEKSLPHFLNRFEPLTILSALASVTSHIGLVGTLSTSYSEPFTVARQFASLDHISSGRAGWNVVTSPLEGSALNYGKEHPTHDKRYRIAEEFLEVTKGLWDSWEDDAFIRNKETGQFFEEKKLHRLHHKGEFFSVEGPLNIGRSVQGQPVVFQAGSSESGKDLAAKTADAVFTGQDNLEEAKAFYQDVKSRAVAQGRNENELLIFPGIGPIIGSTNEEAERKYEELSQLVTIEHALNYLGRFFDHFDFSQFPLDDPFPDLGDIGSNSFRSTTDKIKENAKKYKWTLREAALRIATPKTQFIGTPEHIANLMEQWFEEKGADGFIIHSSVPHGLDDFVEHVVPILQERGLYRTEYEGNTLRSHLDLNVPKNRHTQVKVN; from the coding sequence ATGACACATCAAAGACAATTAAAGCTAGGGGCTATTATTCATGGAGTAGGAGGAAACATGGGGGCATGGAGACACCCTGAAATTTTGTCAGATGCCAGCGTTAATTTCGGTTTTTACAAGCAGCAGGCTCAAAAAGCGGAAGAAGGAAAATTTGATTTAGTGTTCATTGCCGATGGATTATATATCAATGAAAAATCGCTTCCGCATTTTTTGAATCGTTTTGAACCTCTTACTATTCTATCAGCACTTGCTTCTGTCACTTCTCATATTGGTTTAGTCGGCACTCTATCGACTTCGTATAGCGAGCCGTTTACGGTGGCTAGACAATTTGCTTCACTTGATCATATTAGCAGCGGCCGAGCGGGATGGAATGTTGTAACATCTCCATTAGAAGGATCTGCGCTTAACTATGGAAAAGAGCACCCCACCCATGATAAACGCTATAGAATAGCTGAAGAGTTTCTAGAAGTAACAAAGGGATTATGGGATTCTTGGGAAGATGATGCATTTATTCGAAATAAAGAAACCGGACAATTTTTTGAGGAGAAAAAGCTGCACCGCTTGCATCACAAAGGGGAATTTTTTTCTGTAGAAGGCCCGTTAAACATTGGCCGCTCAGTTCAGGGTCAGCCCGTAGTGTTTCAAGCAGGCTCTTCTGAAAGCGGCAAAGATTTAGCAGCGAAAACGGCTGACGCAGTGTTTACGGGACAAGACAATTTAGAAGAAGCAAAAGCTTTTTACCAAGATGTAAAATCAAGAGCCGTAGCGCAAGGACGCAATGAAAACGAACTTTTAATTTTCCCGGGAATTGGTCCTATCATTGGTAGTACAAATGAAGAAGCCGAAAGAAAATATGAAGAACTTTCTCAATTGGTGACAATTGAACATGCGCTAAACTACTTAGGACGCTTTTTCGATCATTTTGATTTTTCACAGTTTCCGTTAGATGATCCATTTCCTGACTTAGGAGATATAGGAAGTAATAGTTTCCGCAGTACAACCGACAAAATTAAAGAAAACGCCAAAAAATATAAGTGGACACTGCGAGAAGCAGCGCTGCGAATTGCTACACCTAAAACACAATTTATTGGGACGCCAGAGCATATCGCTAATTTGATGGAACAGTGGTTCGAAGAAAAAGGAGCTGACGGCTTTATTATTCATTCAAGCGTTCCGCATGGCTTAGATGACTTTGTTGAACACGTCGTACCGATACTGCAAGAAAGAGGCTTGTATCGTACAGAATACGAAGGGAATACATTAAGAAGTCACTTGGATTTGAATGTTCCGAAAAATCGCCACACACAGGTGAAAGTTAACTGA
- a CDS encoding N-acetylmuramoyl-L-alanine amidase family protein codes for MKKIYLDAGHGGADLGAVASGLYEKDLVLAVQQYIISFLSTHYQGFSLCTTRTTDVFLSLNERVNKANAWGADVYLSIHINSGGETGYEDFIYSKNINNQTIVLRNDIHDHVKFVLTKYNHSNRGRKLANHSVLRRSYMPSVLTEMGFIDTEHDAKLLKNPQFLKDMGVAYAKGIAQFLNLEPKSTNPAGDSDEESFPKPTFLYKPLWIKTTEDTETYKYANMSERTGYLKKNTLFQVYGETRAAWVIDGQHFIGKKDTIIEGETITTEELTKENMKTLKVFVTKEKLETAVTFSKEGAAVAIITLHDKKILNVKAFLDREKWWYKAERIKK; via the coding sequence ATGAAAAAAATTTATTTAGATGCAGGTCACGGAGGAGCAGATCTAGGGGCTGTAGCCAGCGGGTTATATGAAAAAGACTTAGTGTTAGCTGTTCAACAGTACATCATCTCTTTTCTTTCTACTCACTATCAAGGATTTTCTCTTTGTACAACGCGTACAACCGATGTGTTTTTGTCATTAAATGAACGGGTCAACAAAGCCAATGCGTGGGGTGCTGATGTATACTTATCTATTCATATAAATTCAGGCGGCGAAACGGGATATGAAGATTTTATTTATAGCAAAAATATAAATAACCAAACCATTGTGTTACGAAACGATATTCACGATCATGTGAAATTTGTTCTCACTAAATACAATCACTCTAACCGAGGCAGGAAATTGGCTAATCATAGTGTGTTAAGGCGTTCATATATGCCATCTGTACTAACTGAAATGGGGTTTATTGATACAGAACACGATGCAAAGCTCTTAAAAAATCCTCAATTTCTAAAAGATATGGGGGTGGCATACGCAAAAGGGATTGCGCAGTTTTTAAACTTGGAGCCTAAATCTACAAATCCTGCGGGAGATTCTGACGAGGAAAGTTTTCCGAAGCCTACTTTTTTATATAAACCTTTATGGATAAAAACAACCGAGGATACGGAGACGTATAAGTATGCAAATATGTCAGAGAGAACAGGTTATTTAAAAAAGAATACCCTCTTTCAAGTTTATGGTGAAACGCGTGCAGCCTGGGTGATTGATGGACAACATTTTATTGGAAAAAAAGATACAATCATTGAAGGAGAAACCATCACAACTGAGGAATTAACAAAAGAGAATATGAAAACATTAAAAGTGTTTGTGACAAAAGAAAAATTAGAAACAGCCGTAACCTTTTCCAAAGAAGGAGCTGCGGTAGCCATCATTACACTTCACGATAAAAAAATACTGAATGTAAAAGCATTTTTAGATAGAGAAAAATGGTGGTACAAAGCTGAACGGATAAAAAAATAG
- a CDS encoding plasmid mobilization protein, producing MRGHSIPAIKLNEEEKEKLEELIEHYNLKRTSLIRKFIMDGKVKPPLIGKEAGVELLVNLRKIESELSRLSNNMHQIAKYLHKPKDKQNHSQNLEEILLEMMKKQKHVQEDVETISEQLSDHLYVK from the coding sequence ATGAGAGGACACAGCATTCCAGCAATTAAGTTGAATGAAGAAGAAAAAGAAAAATTAGAGGAACTTATTGAACACTATAATCTAAAACGAACGTCTCTCATTCGAAAATTTATTATGGATGGAAAAGTTAAACCGCCTTTAATCGGCAAAGAAGCAGGTGTGGAACTATTGGTTAACCTGCGGAAAATTGAGTCTGAACTAAGCCGGCTAAGCAATAATATGCATCAAATTGCAAAGTACTTACATAAACCAAAAGATAAGCAAAACCATTCACAGAATCTTGAAGAAATCCTATTAGAAATGATGAAAAAACAAAAACATGTACAAGAAGATGTAGAGACTATTTCAGAGCAGCTTAGCGATCATTTATACGTTAAATAG
- a CDS encoding N-acetylmuramoyl-L-alanine amidase, producing MKLKKRLKLNKVGVAMLAAGVMCTAYTSIHTLEAPVVALAAENQSDSLELAFAQASKEFDVPASLLKAISYNKSRWESHNGKPSAAGGYGLMHLTDTPFVEDGKGNGTAPSKPAAYDKQQTLSLAAKLLKSDKERLKKDPVQNIRGGAAVLAFIAKDKNGNVPSTEKKWYDAVAAYSSSQDKENAQIFADDVYETLEKGAEHTTSDGQHLKIPPQNIDMSIPRAENSNTNKADCPASLKCEYIPAFYGKFSESPSDYGNYDIANRQKSDVRYIVIHDTEVSYDGTIDLFANPNRAAANYVIRSSDGHIAQMIDNKDVAWHAGNWYFNTHSIGIEHEGFALEGSTWFTEEMYRSSARLVRHLAKEYNIPLDRAHIIGHDEVPGLSPKAQSGMHSDPGPFWDWGHYMDLVGSPVESQHTNKLAVTINPVFKNNQPEVSDAPKQPANFVYLHQAPRHDSPLLNEPAASGPGTKQTLDWGSKAVTGQTYAVAETKGEWTAIWYGGQKAWFYNPHNKNTSKGTGILLTPKAGKESIQVYGGAFPEASAYPSDIPVKDMIPLQYTISPEQVYVGVEKVRSDYYYAPTFTTNPNDHKMIVGNDEYYQIYFNHRYAFVKASDVEVKRQ from the coding sequence TTGAAACTAAAAAAACGATTAAAACTAAATAAGGTAGGGGTAGCCATGCTTGCGGCCGGGGTTATGTGTACAGCTTATACGTCTATTCATACGCTAGAAGCGCCTGTAGTCGCTTTGGCTGCAGAGAATCAGTCGGATTCTTTGGAGCTAGCATTTGCACAAGCATCTAAAGAATTTGATGTGCCAGCTTCGCTTTTAAAAGCAATTTCCTACAACAAGTCGCGCTGGGAAAGTCATAATGGAAAACCTAGTGCAGCCGGGGGATACGGTCTTATGCATTTAACAGACACCCCGTTTGTAGAAGATGGAAAAGGAAACGGAACTGCACCTTCAAAACCAGCAGCATATGACAAACAGCAAACGCTCTCCTTAGCTGCTAAGCTGCTTAAGTCAGATAAAGAAAGATTAAAAAAAGATCCTGTGCAAAATATTCGCGGTGGCGCTGCTGTACTAGCTTTTATCGCAAAAGACAAAAATGGAAACGTACCGTCCACTGAGAAGAAATGGTACGATGCAGTCGCCGCTTACAGTTCTTCTCAGGATAAAGAAAATGCTCAAATATTTGCCGATGATGTATATGAAACGTTGGAAAAAGGAGCAGAGCATACAACATCAGACGGACAGCATCTTAAAATTCCCCCTCAAAATATAGATATGTCGATTCCTCGTGCTGAAAATTCCAATACGAATAAAGCGGATTGTCCGGCATCTTTAAAATGTGAATACATCCCTGCTTTTTACGGGAAATTTAGCGAAAGTCCTTCAGATTACGGAAACTATGATATTGCAAATCGTCAAAAATCAGATGTTCGTTATATTGTTATTCATGATACAGAAGTAAGTTATGATGGAACGATTGATTTGTTTGCTAACCCTAATAGAGCAGCTGCAAACTATGTAATCCGTTCAAGTGATGGCCACATCGCACAGATGATTGATAACAAAGATGTAGCATGGCATGCAGGAAACTGGTATTTTAATACGCACAGTATCGGAATCGAGCATGAAGGGTTTGCGCTTGAAGGATCCACGTGGTTTACAGAAGAAATGTACCGTTCTTCGGCAAGACTCGTACGCCACCTTGCCAAAGAATATAATATTCCGTTAGATCGAGCTCATATTATTGGTCATGATGAGGTGCCGGGCTTGTCTCCTAAGGCTCAATCAGGTATGCATTCAGATCCAGGGCCGTTTTGGGATTGGGGGCACTATATGGATTTAGTAGGAAGCCCAGTCGAGAGCCAGCATACAAACAAACTAGCCGTTACAATTAATCCCGTCTTTAAAAACAATCAGCCAGAAGTATCAGATGCACCAAAGCAGCCGGCCAACTTTGTGTATTTGCATCAAGCTCCTCGCCATGATTCACCGCTACTGAATGAGCCTGCAGCTTCAGGACCAGGAACGAAACAAACGTTAGACTGGGGAAGCAAAGCTGTAACTGGACAAACGTATGCAGTGGCTGAGACGAAAGGAGAATGGACAGCGATTTGGTACGGAGGACAAAAAGCGTGGTTTTATAATCCCCATAATAAAAATACAAGTAAAGGTACAGGCATATTATTAACGCCAAAAGCAGGAAAAGAAAGCATTCAAGTGTACGGAGGAGCTTTTCCGGAAGCTTCAGCCTATCCTTCTGATATACCGGTTAAAGATATGATCCCACTTCAGTATACAATCTCTCCGGAGCAGGTGTACGTGGGGGTAGAAAAAGTAAGGAGTGACTATTACTATGCACCCACTTTTACAACAAATCCAAACGATCACAAAATGATTGTTGGAAATGACGAATATTATCAAATTTATTTTAATCACCGCTATGCGTTTGTGAAAGCTTCGGATGTAGAGGTTAAAAGACAATAG
- a CDS encoding GNAT family N-acetyltransferase: MIIIKPLSQCSFSDALQAFNKGFEDYYLPIELSLDQFTYRFGLDQLSVDHSFVAFYNEAPAGIMLNGIKKFKGKKHAWNGGTSVAFPYRKMGIGEALLKATLERYQQQGVAEASLEAFKVNEKAIHLYQKYGYEIVDTLLFLKHRGSFHAPLSKKKNPFTYLLKRKAAKDIQNLSFYTYDVPWKNQFDCIQDGESFIALNERNEEVGYLLFQKNFSSIGIVNSVTFYQGGVKEHISNQEEVLNFLLISIFNMYGPIAYNTYNIPAKRNSLLVKILKSFGFQDLYTAEGIKLEQVFMKKYL, translated from the coding sequence GTGATTATAATTAAGCCTCTAAGCCAGTGTTCTTTTTCTGATGCACTACAAGCATTCAATAAGGGTTTTGAAGATTATTATCTTCCGATTGAGCTGTCACTAGATCAATTCACTTATAGGTTTGGTTTGGATCAGCTGTCTGTGGACCATTCTTTTGTCGCTTTTTATAATGAAGCACCAGCTGGAATTATGTTAAATGGAATAAAAAAGTTCAAAGGAAAAAAACATGCTTGGAATGGAGGTACAAGCGTAGCATTCCCTTACCGAAAAATGGGGATTGGTGAAGCTTTGCTAAAAGCCACACTGGAGAGATATCAACAGCAAGGAGTAGCGGAAGCCAGTCTGGAAGCATTTAAAGTGAATGAAAAAGCCATTCACCTTTATCAGAAATACGGATATGAGATTGTAGATACGCTTTTATTTCTAAAGCATAGAGGTAGTTTTCACGCTCCTTTATCTAAAAAGAAGAATCCGTTTACGTATTTGCTAAAGCGAAAGGCTGCAAAAGATATTCAGAACCTATCTTTTTATACATATGATGTTCCGTGGAAAAATCAATTTGACTGTATTCAAGATGGAGAATCGTTTATTGCGTTAAATGAAAGAAACGAAGAAGTTGGCTATCTATTGTTTCAAAAGAATTTTTCTTCCATAGGCATCGTAAATTCCGTTACTTTTTATCAAGGAGGCGTTAAGGAACATATCTCAAATCAAGAGGAAGTTCTGAACTTTTTATTGATATCCATTTTTAATATGTATGGACCAATTGCTTACAATACATATAATATACCTGCAAAAAGGAATAGCTTACTTGTGAAAATATTAAAATCATTTGGCTTTCAAGATTTATATACAGCTGAAGGAATCAAACTTGAGCAGGTGTTTATGAAAAAATACCTTTAA
- a CDS encoding DUF4825 domain-containing protein: MKKIYASLTICSVLTCLSGCAYAPHNNLSAERVSASSIHHTSLKHETSIEKITNKLPGHVYLKGITFQNAQKPYYLAINYAATNNQHTFEKSWTSVKTKRTLLHNATILLSAVQSIDSVHFTINTTVPQTITITRKELTDFYGIDLRNYSDVNQVWKTKYEGQQEKIDQFFDVHPITEMQ; encoded by the coding sequence ATGAAAAAAATATATGCTTCTCTTACAATTTGCTCTGTACTCACTTGCCTATCAGGATGTGCCTATGCGCCTCATAATAATCTTTCTGCTGAAAGAGTCTCTGCTTCTTCTATTCACCATACTTCTTTAAAACATGAGACTTCAATAGAGAAAATTACAAATAAACTTCCGGGACATGTTTATTTGAAAGGTATAACCTTTCAAAATGCGCAAAAACCTTACTACTTAGCAATTAACTACGCTGCAACAAATAATCAGCATACGTTTGAAAAAAGCTGGACGTCTGTTAAAACCAAACGCACACTTTTACATAACGCAACCATTTTACTTTCTGCCGTACAAAGTATTGACAGCGTTCACTTTACTATTAATACGACCGTTCCTCAGACCATCACGATTACTCGAAAAGAGTTAACCGACTTCTACGGAATAGATCTGCGGAATTATAGTGACGTGAATCAAGTATGGAAAACAAAATACGAAGGGCAACAAGAAAAAATTGATCAGTTTTTTGATGTACATCCTATTACAGAAATGCAATAA
- a CDS encoding ZIP family metal transporter, with product MIDALMWGGVSGSAVLIGAIIATFVPLKKQLTAYIMAFGTGVLLGAAAYELIQDSVKEAGIIAASSGFLTGAGLFTILDMSLAKKGAHKRKRSNHLAPASSGLAIFIGTIMDAIPESLMIGASLIEQHHVSWLLVVSIFISNIPEGISGTSGLLKSQYNQKKIFSLWLSVFFISALCSWIGYLFLQDATPNMMGFIASFAGGGIIAMAASTMLPEAFEEGGPVIGFIASLGLLTSIILDYMSF from the coding sequence GTGATAGATGCCCTTATGTGGGGTGGTGTCTCAGGCTCAGCTGTATTAATCGGCGCTATTATAGCTACCTTTGTACCTTTAAAAAAACAGTTGACTGCTTATATTATGGCTTTTGGCACAGGCGTTTTGTTAGGAGCTGCTGCCTATGAGCTTATTCAAGATTCGGTAAAAGAAGCGGGGATTATTGCTGCTTCTTCAGGCTTCTTAACTGGCGCAGGACTTTTTACTATTCTTGACATGTCCTTAGCTAAAAAAGGCGCTCACAAAAGAAAACGTTCTAACCACCTTGCTCCCGCTAGCTCGGGACTAGCCATCTTTATAGGTACCATTATGGATGCTATACCTGAGTCACTTATGATTGGCGCAAGTCTGATTGAACAGCACCACGTTAGCTGGCTGCTTGTTGTATCTATTTTTATAAGCAATATACCCGAAGGAATCTCCGGGACAAGCGGACTACTAAAAAGTCAATACAACCAAAAGAAAATTTTTTCATTATGGCTTTCCGTTTTTTTTATATCAGCTCTTTGCTCTTGGATTGGATACCTATTTCTTCAAGACGCTACCCCAAACATGATGGGTTTTATTGCCTCATTCGCCGGTGGAGGAATTATTGCAATGGCGGCTTCTACGATGTTGCCGGAAGCTTTTGAAGAAGGTGGTCCTGTGATCGGTTTTATTGCTTCATTAGGGTTATTAACTTCTATTATTTTGGATTATATGTCTTTTTAA